One window of Bactrocera tryoni isolate S06 chromosome 2, CSIRO_BtryS06_freeze2, whole genome shotgun sequence genomic DNA carries:
- the LOC120767218 gene encoding uncharacterized protein LOC120767218 isoform X2 gives MMDPQKITELANLLRKNGDKILNSEFSLKLSGSLLRALNDSFTLITDGAAEIGASPQTFQVAKTVNSRSPVFIDLQLIYDFVQKTPLLCIIHYPTDEYFDGTIDISKFRALRHLEVQKTNVRQVVGIQRLRAQLQQLICVKSLTGVEDVITKCGGDNSNGFVWNELKIADFSYNNLQRVDSALEFAQFLQHLNLRHNKLRSVEAVKWLPHLKTLDLSYNCLQCVPQFHLEAYKRLQSLNMSNNFVEDLMGIAKLEALTDLDLSDNCLLDHSCLLPLSALITLNYLNLYGNPLCCHPKHRLATAQFLHKNTATVKFLLDLEPLSKSEKAVTGSQQLRHVGALNRYAQRSSSTSINSSRVPSSTHTPSSSVGSLSSFKFNASSTGTLDSVKAANGTNGTRKSSSKTRTVDIIEDEGAPAQTTDERDEAVLAEKLKPVKVTLQKANISAPDTQHLEAKKQIENLREKYGVNWLQSGNAEMIQSALGMETKSNTTTANSCRQQLDDFLGELSESALASSRAKPQSQYDTSETLDSSLHSSTPLYDSHLGGEVPKLEVLASPIKANGPNDNIDATMYQSMNSTNSFTNENHTLYRSVNDSDNTLMQTAEDSLSSALEQANMSDDAETEVEIDDEPPHLKNVYSNSAVEEPDVSEPEDDEVTYIVYTMPRNEAVFLTISENYLRVRDTLTQKTITKWSLKILESCDRIKSNTIRINFDTIKADKKERIYTVEDGLCQELERKLRDILSQRDLTEMNQTVYRCVNCTCQFAVETKYKPQNQAIHCPDCKSSFVAEIHDIPKPPLEAAAEKLSPAAIVEETPIYANTPPKVASKATANIDVANDTNSIGSNRLTAINTSKYRNPLQGLKSSANSLNESSSCSKITNSQNSFDSNQSVVGSSNTERQQEFTGESSDVDIISNPSQSSIEVLDQHIGRKESEERRLAQHMSALEENYDLSYTQSFIEREFGNAAIAAVLENQIVEAKQRKITTTTPPAKAAINAEPLTMNSNNPAPQTVAPALANAAHVQLIESSSSGSVTDSVCTAYEQQQQQELLQKTSSSDELLSKSAEQAILRNLLAAESFSSHSPEPIITQTKSANGSTNGQSTQGIKKEESNKVSSMFGALVQTTNSLMSSSRKSNSQADQKCEPYKFNYTDFNDVDHRLKLYFYQTKFDENEQFKWLARGRIYNDNTKTLCAGIVVMSTCKCYLMEAFGPENEDVAKWLRLLVSVTADRLECIQLLPWKLGLAFTLRDWGNFQLLLQDILRTDSLLLYFANNSLPSLCELKYQPTALLMKRINNAVNDEQLKMCALLNACTVTCGQAKRNLSTCTLLTTDTHLCISSSKFDWLTTSDADAEVEICMKQLMSNLVEVEQIDANTFLINYLDETQDLSEIWQCTFETQENADSCLNAIAQSWEKLFGVSLLNTT, from the exons ATGATGGATCCCCAAAAAATAACTGAACTGGCAAATTTACTGCGTAAAAACGGggataaaatattgaattctgAGTTTTCGCTGAAACTATCAG GTTCACTGCTACGCGCGCTAAATGACTCATTTACGCTAATAACAGATGGCGCTGCCGAAATCGGTGCTTCGCCGCAGACCTTCCAAGTCGCCAAGACGGTCAATTCAAGATCGCCTGTGTTCATTGATTTACAGCTTATTTATGATTTTGTACAAAAGACACCGTTACTCTGTATCATACACTATCCTACAGATGAATACTTTGATGGCACAATTGATATCAGTAAGTTTCGTGCGTTGCGACATCTCGAAGTGCAGAAGACAAATGTACGACAAGTGGTCGGTATACAACGATTACGTGCGCAACTGCAACAGCTTATTTGTGTCAAGAGTCTTACGGGTGTCGAAGACGTTATAACCAAGTGCGGTGGCGACAACTCGAATGGCTTTGTGTGGAATGAGTTGAAAATTGCCGATTTTAGTTACAATAATTTGCAACGCGTTGATAGCGCTTTGGAATTCGCACAATTCTTGCAACATCTCAATTTGCGTCATAATAAATTGCGCAGCGTAGAGGCCGTCAAGTGGTTGCCGCATTTAAAAACTTTGGATCTAAGCTACAATTGTTTACAATGTGTGCCGCAATTTCATTTAGAAGCCTACAAGCGGCTGCAATCCTTGAATATGAGTAATAATTTTGTTGAGGATTTAATGGGTATTGCAAAATTGGAAGCACTCACCGATTTAGATCTATCTGACAATTGTTTGCTCGATCACTCGTGTTTATTACCACTCAGCGCACTTATTACGTTAAACTATCTAAATTTGTACGGCAATCCATTGTGTTGTCATCCCAAACATCGACTGGCCACAGCACAATTTCTACACAAAAATACCGCAACTGTGAAATTCCTATTGGACTTGGAACCGCTTTCGAAGAGTGAAAAAGCGGTGACTGGCAGCCAACAACTGCGTCATGTAGGTGCGCTCAATCGCTATGCGCAAAGATCATCTTCCACTTCCATTAACAGCAGCCGTGTGCCATCCTCAACACACACACCTTCATCCAGTGTGGGTTCTTTGAGTTCCTTCAAATTCAATGCTAGTTCTACAGGCACACTGGATAGTGTTAAAGCAGCTAATGGTACGAATGGCACGCGAAAGTCATCTTCAAAAACGCGTACGGTCGATATCATTGAAGATGAAGGCGCACCTGCGCAAACAACTGACGAACGCGATGAGGCTGTGTTAGCCGAAAAATTAAAACCCGTCAAGGTAACACTGCAAAAAGCAAACATATCAGCGCCAGACACGCAACACTTGGAAGCaaagaaacaaattgaaaaccTACGTGAAAAGTATGGCGTCAATTGGTTGCAATCCGGCAATGCGGAAATGATACAAAGCGCCTTAG GCATGGAAACTAAAAgtaatacaacaacagcaaattcTTGTAGACAACAGCTTGATGACTTTCTGGGTGAACTTTCTGAATCAGCACTTGCTTCATCACGCGCCAAGCCTCAATCACAATATGATACTAGTGAAACGCTTGACAGCTCACTGCATTCATCAACACCGCTTTATGATAGCCATTTAGGTGGTGAAGTGCCAAAACTGGAAGTGCTCGCCTCGCCAATCAAAGCAAATGGCCCCAATGACAATATTGATGCAACTATGTACCAAAGTATGAATAGCACTAACTCGTTTACAAACGAAAATCATACACTTTATAGGTCGGTAAATGATTCCGATAACACATTAATGCAAACGGCTGAAGACTCTTTGAGCTCCGCTTTGGAACAGGCAAATATGAGCGATGATGCAGAGACTGAGGTGGAGATTGATGATGAACCGCCACATTTGAAGAATGTCTATTCAAATTCTGCAGTTGAAGAGCCTGATG TCTCCGAGCCTGAGGACGATGAAGTAACATATATAGTTTACACTATGCCACGCAATGAGGCTGTATTTCTAACCATATCAGAAAACTATTTGCGCGTACGTGATACATTAACGCAAAA AACCATAACCAAGTGGAGtctgaaaattttagaatcCTGTGATCGCATAAAATCAAACACGATACGTATAAATTTTGATACAATTAAAGCGGATAAAAAGGAACGTATCTACACCGTTGAGGATGGATTATGTCAG GAACTGGAACGCAAATTACGCGACATACTCTCTCAGCGTGATCTCACCGAAATGAATCAAACCGTCTACCGTTGTGTAAATTGTACTTGTCAATTCGCAGTGGAAACTAAATATAAGCCGCAGAACCAGG CAATTCATTGTCCCGACTGCAAAAGCAGCTTTGTTGCTGAAATACATGACATCCCCAAGCCGCCACTTGAAGCAGCTGCCGAGAAACTATCGCCCGCAGCTATTGTCGAGGAAACACCAATCTACGCGAATACACCGCCGAAAGTAGCCAGCAAGGCCACAGCAAATATTGATGTTGCCAATGATACAAATAGTATTG GATCCAACAGGCTTACTGCAATTAACACATCCAAGTATAGGAATCCACTACAGGGGCTGAAAA GCTCCGCTAATTCACTTAACGAGTCCTCGTCCTGCTCGAAAATTACCAACTCACAAAACTCCTTTGATTCTAATCAATCGGTTGTGGGCAGCTCCAATACAGAACGTCAACAGGAGTTCACCGGCGAAAGTAGCGATGTCGATATAATTTCCAACCCAAGTCAATCTAGTATCGAGGTTTTGGATCAACACATCGGCCGTAAGGAGTCCGAGGAGCGACGCCTAGCTCAACATATGTCAGCGCTGGAGGAGAACTATGACCTCAGTTATACGCAAAGTTTTATTGAACGCGAATTTGGTAATGCCGCTATAGCGGCTGTGCTAGAAAATCAAATAGTTGAAgctaaacaaagaaaaatcacaaCAACTACTCCACCAGCGAAAGCTGCTATAAATGCTGAGCCATTAACGATGAACAGCAACAATCCTGCTCCGCAAACTGTTGCTCCCGCGCTGGCTAATGCGGCACATGTCCAGCTCATCGAAAGCAGTTCATCCGGTTCGGTTACGGATAGTGTGTGTACCGCttatgaacaacaacaacagcaggaaCTTTTGCAAAAGACATCCTCCTCTGATGAGTTACTCTCCAAGAGTGCGGAACAGGCGATTCTTAGAAATCTGCTAGCAGCGGAAAGTTTTTCCTCACACTCACCAGAGCCAATAATAACACAAACGAAATCTGCAAATGGTTCTACTAATGGACAAAGCACGCAGGgcataaaaaaggaagaaagCAACAAAGTATCATCCATGTTTGGTG CTCTTGTACAAACCACCAACAGTCTAATGTCTAGCTCCAGGAAATCAAATTCGCAAGCTGACCAAAAGTGCGAGCCCTACAAATTCAATTATACAGATTTCAATGATGTGGATCACCGCCTCAAACTGTACTTCTATCAGACAAAATTCGACGAGAACGAACAGTTCAAATGGTTGGCACGCGGACGCATATATAATGACAATACAAAAACACTCTGCGCAGGCATAGTGGTGATGTCCACCTGCAAGTGCTATCTAATGGAGGCGTTTGGGCCCGAAAATGAAGATGTTGCCAAGTGGTTGCGCCTACTGGTGAGCGTCACGGCAGATCGGCTGGAATGCATACAGTTGTTGCCCTGGAAACTTGGATTGGCCTTTACATTACGCGATTGGggcaattttcaacttttactaCAGGACATCCTGCGCACCGATAGTTTGTTGCTATACTTTGCGa aTAACTCGCTACCGTCACTGTGTGAACTGAAATATCAACCAACCGCCCTGCTAATGAAACGCATCAACAATGCTGTCAACGATGAACAACTGAAAATGTGCGCATTACTTAATGCCTGCACAGTGACTTGTGGTCAAGCAAAGCGTAACTTGAGTACATGTACTCTTTTAACTACAGACACGCATCTGTGCATCAGCTCAAGTAAATTTGATTGGCTTACTACCTCAGATGCAGACGCTGAAGTGGAGATTTGCATGAAGCAATTAATGTCAAATCTCGTCGAAGTGGAGCAAATTGATGCTAATACCTTTCTAATTAATTACCTAGACGAAACTCAAGATCTGAGTGAAATATGGCAGTGCACTTTTGAGACACAGGAGAATGCCGACAGTTGCTTAAATGCCATTGCACAATCATGGGAGAAACTGTTCGGCGTGTCGCTCTTAAATACGACGTAA
- the LOC120767218 gene encoding uncharacterized protein LOC120767218 isoform X1: protein MMDPQKITELANLLRKNGDKILNSEFSLKLSGSLLRALNDSFTLITDGAAEIGASPQTFQVAKTVNSRSPVFIDLQLIYDFVQKTPLLCIIHYPTDEYFDGTIDISKFRALRHLEVQKTNVRQVVGIQRLRAQLQQLICVKSLTGVEDVITKCGGDNSNGFVWNELKIADFSYNNLQRVDSALEFAQFLQHLNLRHNKLRSVEAVKWLPHLKTLDLSYNCLQCVPQFHLEAYKRLQSLNMSNNFVEDLMGIAKLEALTDLDLSDNCLLDHSCLLPLSALITLNYLNLYGNPLCCHPKHRLATAQFLHKNTATVKFLLDLEPLSKSEKAVTGSQQLRHVGALNRYAQRSSSTSINSSRVPSSTHTPSSSVGSLSSFKFNASSTGTLDSVKAANGTNGTRKSSSKTRTVDIIEDEGAPAQTTDERDEAVLAEKLKPVKVTLQKANISAPDTQHLEAKKQIENLREKYGVNWLQSGNAEMIQSALGMETKSNTTTANSCRQQLDDFLGELSESALASSRAKPQSQYDTSETLDSSLHSSTPLYDSHLGGEVPKLEVLASPIKANGPNDNIDATMYQSMNSTNSFTNENHTLYRSVNDSDNTLMQTAEDSLSSALEQANMSDDAETEVEIDDEPPHLKNVYSNSAVEEPDVSEPEDDEVTYIVYTMPRNEAVFLTISENYLRVRDTLTQKTITKWSLKILESCDRIKSNTIRINFDTIKADKKERIYTVEDGLCQELERKLRDILSQRDLTEMNQTVYRCVNCTCQFAVETKYKPQNQAIHCPDCKSSFVAEIHDIPKPPLEAAAEKLSPAAIVEETPIYANTPPKVASKATANIDVANDTNSIVKGSNRLTAINTSKYRNPLQGLKSSANSLNESSSCSKITNSQNSFDSNQSVVGSSNTERQQEFTGESSDVDIISNPSQSSIEVLDQHIGRKESEERRLAQHMSALEENYDLSYTQSFIEREFGNAAIAAVLENQIVEAKQRKITTTTPPAKAAINAEPLTMNSNNPAPQTVAPALANAAHVQLIESSSSGSVTDSVCTAYEQQQQQELLQKTSSSDELLSKSAEQAILRNLLAAESFSSHSPEPIITQTKSANGSTNGQSTQGIKKEESNKVSSMFGALVQTTNSLMSSSRKSNSQADQKCEPYKFNYTDFNDVDHRLKLYFYQTKFDENEQFKWLARGRIYNDNTKTLCAGIVVMSTCKCYLMEAFGPENEDVAKWLRLLVSVTADRLECIQLLPWKLGLAFTLRDWGNFQLLLQDILRTDSLLLYFANNSLPSLCELKYQPTALLMKRINNAVNDEQLKMCALLNACTVTCGQAKRNLSTCTLLTTDTHLCISSSKFDWLTTSDADAEVEICMKQLMSNLVEVEQIDANTFLINYLDETQDLSEIWQCTFETQENADSCLNAIAQSWEKLFGVSLLNTT from the exons ATGATGGATCCCCAAAAAATAACTGAACTGGCAAATTTACTGCGTAAAAACGGggataaaatattgaattctgAGTTTTCGCTGAAACTATCAG GTTCACTGCTACGCGCGCTAAATGACTCATTTACGCTAATAACAGATGGCGCTGCCGAAATCGGTGCTTCGCCGCAGACCTTCCAAGTCGCCAAGACGGTCAATTCAAGATCGCCTGTGTTCATTGATTTACAGCTTATTTATGATTTTGTACAAAAGACACCGTTACTCTGTATCATACACTATCCTACAGATGAATACTTTGATGGCACAATTGATATCAGTAAGTTTCGTGCGTTGCGACATCTCGAAGTGCAGAAGACAAATGTACGACAAGTGGTCGGTATACAACGATTACGTGCGCAACTGCAACAGCTTATTTGTGTCAAGAGTCTTACGGGTGTCGAAGACGTTATAACCAAGTGCGGTGGCGACAACTCGAATGGCTTTGTGTGGAATGAGTTGAAAATTGCCGATTTTAGTTACAATAATTTGCAACGCGTTGATAGCGCTTTGGAATTCGCACAATTCTTGCAACATCTCAATTTGCGTCATAATAAATTGCGCAGCGTAGAGGCCGTCAAGTGGTTGCCGCATTTAAAAACTTTGGATCTAAGCTACAATTGTTTACAATGTGTGCCGCAATTTCATTTAGAAGCCTACAAGCGGCTGCAATCCTTGAATATGAGTAATAATTTTGTTGAGGATTTAATGGGTATTGCAAAATTGGAAGCACTCACCGATTTAGATCTATCTGACAATTGTTTGCTCGATCACTCGTGTTTATTACCACTCAGCGCACTTATTACGTTAAACTATCTAAATTTGTACGGCAATCCATTGTGTTGTCATCCCAAACATCGACTGGCCACAGCACAATTTCTACACAAAAATACCGCAACTGTGAAATTCCTATTGGACTTGGAACCGCTTTCGAAGAGTGAAAAAGCGGTGACTGGCAGCCAACAACTGCGTCATGTAGGTGCGCTCAATCGCTATGCGCAAAGATCATCTTCCACTTCCATTAACAGCAGCCGTGTGCCATCCTCAACACACACACCTTCATCCAGTGTGGGTTCTTTGAGTTCCTTCAAATTCAATGCTAGTTCTACAGGCACACTGGATAGTGTTAAAGCAGCTAATGGTACGAATGGCACGCGAAAGTCATCTTCAAAAACGCGTACGGTCGATATCATTGAAGATGAAGGCGCACCTGCGCAAACAACTGACGAACGCGATGAGGCTGTGTTAGCCGAAAAATTAAAACCCGTCAAGGTAACACTGCAAAAAGCAAACATATCAGCGCCAGACACGCAACACTTGGAAGCaaagaaacaaattgaaaaccTACGTGAAAAGTATGGCGTCAATTGGTTGCAATCCGGCAATGCGGAAATGATACAAAGCGCCTTAG GCATGGAAACTAAAAgtaatacaacaacagcaaattcTTGTAGACAACAGCTTGATGACTTTCTGGGTGAACTTTCTGAATCAGCACTTGCTTCATCACGCGCCAAGCCTCAATCACAATATGATACTAGTGAAACGCTTGACAGCTCACTGCATTCATCAACACCGCTTTATGATAGCCATTTAGGTGGTGAAGTGCCAAAACTGGAAGTGCTCGCCTCGCCAATCAAAGCAAATGGCCCCAATGACAATATTGATGCAACTATGTACCAAAGTATGAATAGCACTAACTCGTTTACAAACGAAAATCATACACTTTATAGGTCGGTAAATGATTCCGATAACACATTAATGCAAACGGCTGAAGACTCTTTGAGCTCCGCTTTGGAACAGGCAAATATGAGCGATGATGCAGAGACTGAGGTGGAGATTGATGATGAACCGCCACATTTGAAGAATGTCTATTCAAATTCTGCAGTTGAAGAGCCTGATG TCTCCGAGCCTGAGGACGATGAAGTAACATATATAGTTTACACTATGCCACGCAATGAGGCTGTATTTCTAACCATATCAGAAAACTATTTGCGCGTACGTGATACATTAACGCAAAA AACCATAACCAAGTGGAGtctgaaaattttagaatcCTGTGATCGCATAAAATCAAACACGATACGTATAAATTTTGATACAATTAAAGCGGATAAAAAGGAACGTATCTACACCGTTGAGGATGGATTATGTCAG GAACTGGAACGCAAATTACGCGACATACTCTCTCAGCGTGATCTCACCGAAATGAATCAAACCGTCTACCGTTGTGTAAATTGTACTTGTCAATTCGCAGTGGAAACTAAATATAAGCCGCAGAACCAGG CAATTCATTGTCCCGACTGCAAAAGCAGCTTTGTTGCTGAAATACATGACATCCCCAAGCCGCCACTTGAAGCAGCTGCCGAGAAACTATCGCCCGCAGCTATTGTCGAGGAAACACCAATCTACGCGAATACACCGCCGAAAGTAGCCAGCAAGGCCACAGCAAATATTGATGTTGCCAATGATACAAATAGTATTG TTAAAGGATCCAACAGGCTTACTGCAATTAACACATCCAAGTATAGGAATCCACTACAGGGGCTGAAAA GCTCCGCTAATTCACTTAACGAGTCCTCGTCCTGCTCGAAAATTACCAACTCACAAAACTCCTTTGATTCTAATCAATCGGTTGTGGGCAGCTCCAATACAGAACGTCAACAGGAGTTCACCGGCGAAAGTAGCGATGTCGATATAATTTCCAACCCAAGTCAATCTAGTATCGAGGTTTTGGATCAACACATCGGCCGTAAGGAGTCCGAGGAGCGACGCCTAGCTCAACATATGTCAGCGCTGGAGGAGAACTATGACCTCAGTTATACGCAAAGTTTTATTGAACGCGAATTTGGTAATGCCGCTATAGCGGCTGTGCTAGAAAATCAAATAGTTGAAgctaaacaaagaaaaatcacaaCAACTACTCCACCAGCGAAAGCTGCTATAAATGCTGAGCCATTAACGATGAACAGCAACAATCCTGCTCCGCAAACTGTTGCTCCCGCGCTGGCTAATGCGGCACATGTCCAGCTCATCGAAAGCAGTTCATCCGGTTCGGTTACGGATAGTGTGTGTACCGCttatgaacaacaacaacagcaggaaCTTTTGCAAAAGACATCCTCCTCTGATGAGTTACTCTCCAAGAGTGCGGAACAGGCGATTCTTAGAAATCTGCTAGCAGCGGAAAGTTTTTCCTCACACTCACCAGAGCCAATAATAACACAAACGAAATCTGCAAATGGTTCTACTAATGGACAAAGCACGCAGGgcataaaaaaggaagaaagCAACAAAGTATCATCCATGTTTGGTG CTCTTGTACAAACCACCAACAGTCTAATGTCTAGCTCCAGGAAATCAAATTCGCAAGCTGACCAAAAGTGCGAGCCCTACAAATTCAATTATACAGATTTCAATGATGTGGATCACCGCCTCAAACTGTACTTCTATCAGACAAAATTCGACGAGAACGAACAGTTCAAATGGTTGGCACGCGGACGCATATATAATGACAATACAAAAACACTCTGCGCAGGCATAGTGGTGATGTCCACCTGCAAGTGCTATCTAATGGAGGCGTTTGGGCCCGAAAATGAAGATGTTGCCAAGTGGTTGCGCCTACTGGTGAGCGTCACGGCAGATCGGCTGGAATGCATACAGTTGTTGCCCTGGAAACTTGGATTGGCCTTTACATTACGCGATTGGggcaattttcaacttttactaCAGGACATCCTGCGCACCGATAGTTTGTTGCTATACTTTGCGa aTAACTCGCTACCGTCACTGTGTGAACTGAAATATCAACCAACCGCCCTGCTAATGAAACGCATCAACAATGCTGTCAACGATGAACAACTGAAAATGTGCGCATTACTTAATGCCTGCACAGTGACTTGTGGTCAAGCAAAGCGTAACTTGAGTACATGTACTCTTTTAACTACAGACACGCATCTGTGCATCAGCTCAAGTAAATTTGATTGGCTTACTACCTCAGATGCAGACGCTGAAGTGGAGATTTGCATGAAGCAATTAATGTCAAATCTCGTCGAAGTGGAGCAAATTGATGCTAATACCTTTCTAATTAATTACCTAGACGAAACTCAAGATCTGAGTGAAATATGGCAGTGCACTTTTGAGACACAGGAGAATGCCGACAGTTGCTTAAATGCCATTGCACAATCATGGGAGAAACTGTTCGGCGTGTCGCTCTTAAATACGACGTAA